ttgacaaggtgacacacaggagtcttcaaaataaaaaatgagcttatggtgttcgggagtaggtactggcatggacagaggatcggctaactggcagaatgcagagagtggcaataaaagggtctttttcaggatggcagccagcaactacaggagttccgcactcatcagagatcagactacagccattcacgttatacattagcaatctcgacaaaggaactgatggtattgttgtccacagggcgttgttgctaagtctgcagatgacatttcgataggtggagaggcaagtagtgttgaggaagtggggaggtcacagagagtctgtagagatgggcaagtacaggcatagactattttctaaatggggaaaggcttcagaaatctgaaccacaaagatgccccagttcaggattcttttaacatgcaggttcagttggcagttgggaaggcaaatgcaatatcagcattcatttcaagacggcaaaaatataagagcagagatgtattgctgaggctgtgtaaggctctggttatcttgcatttggaatattaagagcagtttttggccatctatctaaagatggatgtgctggcctttgtcagggtctagaggaggttctcaaacataatcctggggatgaaggcactgtcacgtgaggagtggctgagaactctgggtctgtactcgatggagtttagaaggacgaagggggtcacactgaaggtcagtcaggactggatagagtggacatggagatgatgtttccacgagtaggagagaccaggacctgagggcacagcctcagagtcaaagggaccacctttcaggatggaggtgaggaggaatttcttcagtcagaaagttgtgaatctgtggaactcattgatgcagaaagctgtggaggccaagtcagagttgatttcaggcatagatagatatgttcttgcttagtgaggacacaggaggttgagaatgacagatcccactcaatgggctgaatggtctaaatctgttctgaaatctgaaggtcgaaaacactggaatgttagttcagtgttatttttattgcactgcaaggacagtatctctccaaaagacctaacaaattttcccactctgttgttgcaaacatattcaataactagcaacaatgctcctataGTGCCTCCCTcagccgacgctagttagttctacactcatcgtaactgcacgtgtttgccaccactgaaacatcccggtattactggcactagtgccatgtttaaaggctattgtgaaccagtaaaatacccagaatccagaactgccttgtacagttcatagcaattgtcccagacagggcaggaaaggggaaattagcaccttatttacagatagggacctggaggtcctggtggatggattggtgcagtggaggactgtcctctttcccaagcacaagcacaggaggccacaacacaatattcagccagactcatctgaggctgtccagtgtcaatgcagtctcaaccaccaaaagaaccatacagcagtgctgcaggatcagtgacctctgctccaatGGAAGAGGATCCtcattggtctgtgctacctcacattcacactctctctaattctgcaccacccttcagcacagctcatgtaataccattctcaccaaagcattcaatgtctgtcttcgcttgctctcgtctacttgaggccccaaggctattattcctgtatgttctctgtgcctcttgctctcacccaggagacctcacctcccttcccaaacatacatgagcactaacaaatgcaccagctcatttcatctcactcaattcctccctttgtttcattccaggaaaaacagcccacagtagggcagaaagagctaacacaggtagtgaggtgtctaatgtttgacttctcacaacctatgacgacagtgtcctgaccatggtcattctgagcagccaactaattgcatccaagcccctcgagtgatatcagacaatgccctggagttacctagatctgctgcctgaaagtgcctcgcttgactggagaccattcccctcggaacctgaagcatgaccatgtggttggagacaatgcaatgccttctgtgcttctgcagctggcacagactgcaggtgtgagatcaacatatcacggtgctgaacggcaacacatccactcctttgattgatgactgctaacaagcatgacaagctgtctggcttggtcTCGATGCTAAAAAGTTAATCAACATAGTAGCGTTATGAGTCTGTTAGATGTGGCGGAGGGGCAAACCTTAagaagacaaggcaaatgaagacaaggcagaggagctgttagcattcatgcagggacacaatgagagttgagagctcaagcaaggtgtcctgatgtgtaacatGGCCCAATACAtgaatgggtgcctgtccctgcatccaaaagtgccctggcagtagcactgcaatgaggggggctgctgcaatccagaatgcagcaatgaagtacagaagagtactgaaagcagatctgtgatgtgccatgatgttctgaggctggaacatgtcacatgtcaaaactgtggacatggggtgatcctgatgggtgtggctgcagatgctgcgGACTAGTGCCCAAGTTGGAGGTGCAGAGGAGCATCGAGCAATGtggaagcaccacacacccactcagaatttcatgtcGTTAATTCGGAGCAtccagtttctgtctggcaggtagaaaaagggaataaGTACTAATGAGGTGGTACTGGGAAATAGTGCATGTCGTTCAGTGCTCCCTAGCGAGAATTTCAGCTAAATATCTACAATTTCCCTGgaaaaggcaacattttggttttgacatcctgaagcagcttgagctgctatcaatatgaagggtacgcacctaatgaagaatgtcaaaattgacagtcgcaataacaatttaatattggaacacatctcatgcagacaaagctcaattttatattAATGGTAAATTCAAGGTGATTGGGGTGGATAGGAGGACACCGAAAGTTTAACCCTGGACGTCCATTGCCAAGTCCTAGAATTGTATCCAgcctggactgaaagaaaataaaattctctccgcttgcaaggattccccaatatactgtcacagtcctaatacatttccaagtgaagtgcataacattattcctaaatggagtttactaaacaatctgactgagataagctgaacgacaattagtctggaaaataccacaatggcacagttaatgctcttcaagatactggctaggttaaaaagtctcagttatgagatagactggtatgctgggtttgttttccttggagcagaggaggctgaggttggggttgggatctgattgaggcaaagaaaattatgacaggcacgggcagaatacattgtgagaatcctttctccatggcacatgtgtctaagaccagatggcacaagtttacggtgaggattaaatgctttggaggaagtctgaggaaaagctttttcatctaaaaagtggtagacgtatggagcacgctgcctgagagggtagttgaggcaggtattctcaacatttaaaaagcatctgggatgagcatttaaaatgctcggTCAAGTAGGCTGTGGAACAAGtgcagataaatgagattagtgcagcttggtgtatgttgggaggcatagacacggtgtttctatgctgtatgactctacgagattgagggtcacataaaaatttattctacatctggccgtttattccttgacattaactggatgatgttcatattgtgtactttatacacgtctttctccagcactaacatttgtcaccgtgaagagcattacaatcagagtgtcgagatgtctacatgatcctgtacagatctgaccaaatggattccaaagtatatcagtttcaattttacgatttaaaacaaaaatcgctaaaactttcaactactttatctgtttaagtgaaatgaaattagaacatactgaaaccttatgtcaacaataccaggattgattttaatcagtcgacaatcttcaTATTCACTGAACGGATCAtatacatatcaaaatccaatccGTCGGATGCAGTTTAAATGCACCTTAGgagaatctaaacatactacattaaagtgtaaatcatacatacgtatcaaatacgttcagcagccagttcagacacatgtcgacacagagtggcacattgaccaagtccttgtggttttgttccaaaacatcataaatggacgttaaacagttgattacttcagtcacattcagAAGTTGCTcggtttgtgtcaatttgtgttgatcaaaGACGCGTtgcgctgtgtgcaactccaacagatccactacaaaggaggaagaaaactaactttgattacagttttaacttattgagctatcaaataaaattaattcctgtatttggcctagaaataaatacaatgattcacaaaagtactctggaatgaaggaaacaggccatttccttctcaaatgcacgatgtcaaatctaactagggaaccgtcagtgataatgtatggtttagaaggggtggacactaggaagttgtttccgttaggcggggagactaggacccgtgggcacagccttaaaattagagggggtaaatttaaaactgaaatgagacgacacgtcttcagccagagtggtgggcttgtgaattcattgccgcagattgcagtggaggccaggacgttggatgccttccaggcagagatcgacaaattcttgatcccaaaaggaatcaagggcgagggggagagtgcagggaagtggtgttgaaatgcccatcagccatgatttaaattgcagagtggacttgatgggccgaatggcctcacttccactcctatgtcttatggtcttatgatgctggtcatattctgtcgtttggttcagtaatttctgcagaacaatggtggaggaacagtagctttgtatgttatgaagccctcctttatatttatgaagcaggactcagtacaatttaaactaaaacatccatctctttcaaccgacgtgcattctcactacatccaaatccaaagtacaaactaattggctctttactcgtttcaaatagtggatcttacaacccctatttcaCTGCTGGTAATCAGCATTCATTTAAATCACACTAGGTTGCAGCTATgaagtgtgttaatcacacattcttgttcattttaaaaaggcgctctgttacctcggttttgaactagatttctcttataattttgctcttttgtcatacacatggtatgttctacagcgtctaccaaaaacaattagtagttaaacaagtatcaattcaattttagttcacatgatgccaacaaaatctggcaaacatggtcaaaacatgGAATGCCAATCGAACCACTCCAAATacaacagaacctccataaataaaatctaatggcaatatgaggaatgaagctcccagagatatgcattcatctGAGTGAAATCGttgattttctcggcttctaaccctttcacaggcagagagatcctggcccatgaaccttcactgcttgaaaaaaattcccctcgacatcgccctacatcttttccccaaaacatgaatgcattcccttctccttgtaacatcatccaccagccatgggaacacagcctctccacgtttatcttatcccaaccaatcataatcctttatgtctccattaactacttattaatcccctgtactccaatgaaaatagcgttagctaaatttgttgataaaatgtcacaatcCTAAAAcaggttgggtaaatttcatcattattactcaatattaccaaaattattactcttgaagtttagtcccagatttgggtgtatcattccagtcctatttcaaggttcaggataacttctttgttttagcactgcatgagctacattataaagccccatcccacagatacgaaggtgggaagaaacacataaaatctggagggcactgtgtgtacatgtgtggaagttctggggaactgtcaagcagcctgcctatcctttgacctcctgagactaattgatggcaatttaagggatcccctctattgcgtaaggagatagatgtcaatcaggaaggcagtcagctttacatgcacaatccagcctcgaaaaactgagttggtaggggatcctcatccacaggccccttggcctgatccaaggcacttcacgcccttaaactctcatccaacgtttcaacaaccccgaacaaccctcgaccactccgCACCTCTAGTCCGGGacctgccatccagccatcagcaacttcagactcttctgggctctaagtggccaggagttctacaaggtagaacttccatccaagagggcgccccatgtcctgcctccagccatttaatgctgcagggcagctgtgaagagcatgggcagggtcccatttggcatttcaactgggagacacctgagcaggagtgggggcaacagcaccatgtcgtgtactattcaccagaccaaaacttccatatcctcagcattctctccaatgttctgccaattcaacagtcagtgcccaaggttagtgggaaaccagaaataaggaaagatttcaaagccgagaaatagaaaagaaaccgacaataagagcttatttaaacaaatgaaaaggaaggaagaggtcaaagtgaacgcagatcccttaaagaatggaggctgcaaaaataataatggggaatcaggaaatggcaaatgagacaaataaatactttatgtcagtcttcacagcaaaaggcacaaataccatctcaaaaatatttagtgaacaaagagcaaaaagcagacaagaaatatcaccagagaaaaggtgctcgggaaactaatggggaTAAAGGTCGATAGGTATCTGGGACCTGATGTACTCTGTGCTAgtatattaaaagatgtagctagtgcGGCCTTACTtgaaatactgcgtgcagttcaggtcgccccattacaggaaggatgtggaagcattggaaaaggttcagaggagatttaccaggatgttgcctggtctggagtgaaggtcttatgaagaaaggctgagggacttgggtctgttctcattggagagaagaaggttaagaggggatttaatagagacatacaagatgatcagtggattagatcgggtgggcagtgggagtctttttccgagaatgatgacttcagcttgtacaaaggggcaCAGCTTCACAttcagggataatagatttgagacagatgtcagaggcaggttctttactcagagagtggtaagggcgtggatcgCCCTGCTGGCCAATGtggttcactcagccacattcggggcatttaaacagtccttgggtaagcagaTGAGTGCTGATGGGCTGGTGTCGCGGGgtgggcttatattagttcactgGTCTGTGCAACAACAAAgcccgaagggcctattctgcgctgtatcgttctatgttctaaccccccaccagcactcatcttcactggtttcatCCTCGCCGCttcgaactgtctgtctcctctcgaactatcttctcagctatccatcttcaatccgcctccccctctctccatatttatttcagaatcccttcccctgccccatttctgaagaagggtccagattccaaacatcagccgtcctgttcctctaatgctgcttggcctgctgcactcatccagctctacaccttgtttcttcagattatccagcatctgcagttcctactatctctgaagagattttctttctcttctcccacagcagtcttggaaacaactcatatgggcgtggggatttgttcacttttaaaccagccaataatttcaatttcaccctgcatcttcctgctttatagacatcaatgctcctccttgaagggaggacagatgggaggtACTTGTCGACTGTATCGAtgctcttcagttctgaacacagattgccccatcacccttcgtacaccccggtttctaattggccctactctttccctggttattctcctgcttgatatgcctgcagaatatcttgatattctttccaatcttggccaccaccgtttcttcacacttcatttttatacgtcactagtcatccattcatttgctccctttgcacttgtcaataaacatgtcctgaacattcctcaagatccagggttctccaggcttgttgatcataaatttcacccaaaacggaacatagctggcctttactctcccagttccttttctgctGTAGATTCGCCCTCAACCaacttcccaaaatattacacccagatcctgccttgtttcagtcaaatatgccttaccccaaaccaaaaacatttttttttaaacagatctcctctcccaCGTTGAAAattctgttgtcatggtcactatcactaaagcacttagccactgtcaccttgaacactgcctttgtgtcccagaagtaggtccagcattgcaccgtcccttacaagctcgtctacatggtgatgttaaataatctctcaaatgtatttaaagaattatttcccaagtcaaacttttatgttatctcaattaatgttgtgcagttgaaatccccgaATATAATCTTTATATTATTattttctcacccctcagtgaattacctgctcttcaattgcccactgcttggaggccgacagcttaaattcctcaccacattagcaaacccttgtgcaaggattttggttcctttctgcttcagctgcagaccagccaacTTGCAgaggatataccatccccacaaattgtccttcagatccatgtgtctaaatccctccccaaacacaaacacttgagccaagcattcatctgttttcttcccctttttcttgccttctcagcatgtggcaccaggaataatccagagattgcaactttagaggttctgctatttaatccactgcctagctctcggaacacttgatgcaagacctcatcactcatcttaccaaagtgtacatcgagctgcgtcttacagtcctcctccttcaggatatttttaatgacattgttgatctGGTTAACACAccataatggagtcacatcaatgactgtgaaaaatctggtctacccagatcgtcgcaatgggcaaaaaagcacaccaatgtctctacttcccaggaggctaaggcaattcaaatataaagggcaactttcattgatgtaccagagaaagcatcctatctggatgcatatcatagcatggtttggcaactgttcttcctaagaaaacaacagactccagagtcatgaacacagcacagtgcatcatgcaaatcagccttccactCATTCATTccacctatacttcctgctgcctcgggaaagcaactgaAATAATCAAAGGTCTttctcacccgccaattacactctcttctacccttttctgaagggaaggtgtCAAAAACTTTGTATTCAtgtgtgaacagatcccagaaaagcttcttcaccactgttattggacatctgaatagaactcttaaaatttt
This is a stretch of genomic DNA from Stegostoma tigrinum isolate sSteTig4 unplaced genomic scaffold, sSteTig4.hap1 scaffold_63, whole genome shotgun sequence. It encodes these proteins:
- the LOC132209041 gene encoding uncharacterized protein LOC132209041 isoform X1, whose translation is MVNGGGAVDLLELHTAQRVFDQHKLTQTEQLLNVTEVINCLTSIYDVLEQNHKDLVNVPLCVDMCLNWLLNVFDTIETKPDSLSCLLAVINQRSGCVAVQHRDMLISHLQSVPAAEAQKALHCLQPHGHASGSEGNGLQSSEALSGSRSR